A stretch of Lactuca sativa cultivar Salinas chromosome 6, Lsat_Salinas_v11, whole genome shotgun sequence DNA encodes these proteins:
- the LOC111880991 gene encoding ATP-citrate synthase beta chain protein 2 encodes MATGQIFSRTTQALFYNYKQLPIQRMLDFDFLCGRETPSVAGIINPGAEGFQKLFFGQEEIAIPVHSTIEAACAAHPTADVFINFASFRSAAASSKLALKQPTIRVVAIIAEGVPESDTKELISYARSNNKVVIGPATVGGIQAGAFKIGDTAGTIDNIIQCKLYRPGCVGFVSKSGGMSNELYNTIARVTDGIYEGIAIGGDVFPGSTLSDHVLRFNNIPQIKMIVVLGELGGRDEYSLVEALKSGKINKPVCAWVSGTCARLFKSEVQFGHAGAKSGGEMESAQAKNEALKDAGAVVPTSFESFEASIKETYEKLAGEGKITPVKEITPPQIPEDLNSAIKSGKVRAPTHIISTISDDRGEEPCYAGVPMSTIVEKGMGIGDVISLLWFKRSLPRYCTHFIEICVMLCADHGPCVSGAHNTIVTARAGKDLVSSLVSGLLTIGPRFGGAVDDAARYFKDAYDRKLTPYEFVESMKKKGIRVPGIGHRIKRGDNRDKRVELLQLFARTHFPSTKYMEYAVEVETYTLSKANNLVMNVDGAIGTLFLDLLAGSGMFTKQEIDEIVNIGYLNGLFVLARSIGLIGHTFDQKRLKQPLYRHPWEDVLYTK; translated from the exons ATGGCGACTGGACAAATATTCTCTCGTACAACACAAGCATTGTTCTATAACTACAAACAATTACCAATTCAACGGATGCTTGATTTTGACTTCCTTTGTG GGAGAGAAACACCTTCAGTTGCTGGAATCATCAACCCTGGTGCTGAAGGATTCCAGAAACTATTCTTCGGGCAGGAGGAAATCGCTATTCCAGTGCATTCCac CATTGAAGCTGCTTGTGCTGCACATCCTACTGCTGATGTATTCATAAACTTTGCATCATTCAGAAG TGCTGCTGCTTCTTCCAAACTTGCCCTCAAACAACCTACCATCAGAGTTGTGGCCATTATAGCTGAAGGTGTTCCTGAATCAGAcaccaaggagttgatctcctatGCAAGGTCAAACAACAAG GTTGTTATTGGTCCTGCAACTGTTGGTGGGATTCAAGCTGGAGCTTTCAAGATTGGTGACACCGCTGGAACAATTGATAACATTATTCAATGCAAATTGTATAGACCTGGATGTGTTGGATTTGTCTCAAAATCT GGTGGGATGTCTAACGAGTTATACAACACAATTGCACGTGTGACAGATGGAATCTATGAAGGCATTGCTATTGGAGGAGATGTTTTTCCTGGTTCCACCCTTTCTGATCATGTTTTGAGATTCAACAACATTCCACAG aTAAAAATGATTGTTGTGCTTGGGGAACTCGGTGGAAGAGATGAATATTCATTAGTTGAAGCACTTAAATCAGGAAAAATCAATAAACCAGTATGCGCTTGGGTCAGTGGAACTTGTGCACGTCTCTTCAAATCAGAAGTTCAATTTGGTCATGCA GGAGCCAAAAGTGGTGGTGAAATGGAGTCTGCACAAGCTAAAAATGAAGCACTCAAAGATGCCGGAGCAGTTGTCCCCACTTCATTTGAATCATTTGAAGCTTCAATCAAGGAAACATACGAGAAATTG GCTGGGGAGGGAAAGATTACCCCTGTTAAGGAAATCACTCCTCCACAAATCCCTGAAGATCTTAACTCAGCAATTAAAAGCGGGAAAGTACGAGCACCTACTCATATCATTTCAACCATTTCTGACGATAGag GTGAGGAGCCATGTTATGCAGGGGTACCAATGTCCACAATTGTTGAAAAGGGAATGGGTATTGGTGATGTTATTTCTCTGTTGTGGTTCAAACGTAGTCTTCCACGCTACTGCACACATTTCATCGAG ATTTGCGTGATGTTGTGTGCTGATCACGGTCCGTGTGTCTCTGGTGCTCACAACACAATAGTAACCGCAAGGGCAGGAAAAGATTTAGTATCAAGCCTTGTTTCAG GTTTGCTAACAATCGGTCCACGTTTTGGTGGTGCGGTTGATGATGCTGCTCGTTACTTCAAGGACGCTTATGACAGG AAACTTACACCATATGAGTTTGTTGAGAGCATGAAAAAGAAGGGTATTCGTGTACCAGGAATCGGGCAcag GATAAAGCGAGGTGATAATAGGGATAAAAGAGTGGAATTGCTACAACTATTTGCACGAACGCATTTTCCATCAACAAAATACATGGAATATGCAGTTGAAGTTGAGACTTACACTCTTTCAAAAGCAAACAATTTAGTGATGAATGTTGATGGGGCCATTGGTACCCTTTTCTTGGATCTTCTTGCCGGAAGTGGAATGTTCACAAAACAAGAAATTGATGAAATTGTGAATATTGGTTACCTTAATGGCCTCTTTGTATTGGCCCGTTCAATCGGTCTCATTgg GCATACGTTTGACCAAAAGAGGTTGAAGCAACCGCTATATAGGCACCCATGGGAGGATGTTCTTTACACCAAGTGA